Proteins found in one Sphingomonas sp. SORGH_AS_0879 genomic segment:
- a CDS encoding MmcB family DNA repair protein — MLDMPPASCVEDPDSPLCAADVARGVTRMLLRHDLIAIPEVSLDGGRRADLMALDARGGVVVVEIKVSRADMLGDGKWPDYLAHCDRFYWAVPAGFDWSPLESAAFLPERTGIIVADRYDAAIVREAHSVPLPVHIRKKATLNFARRAGRRMIGLTDPDAGM, encoded by the coding sequence ATGTTGGACATGCCGCCCGCTTCGTGTGTCGAGGACCCCGACTCACCGCTTTGCGCCGCCGATGTCGCGCGGGGCGTTACCCGGATGCTGCTCCGCCACGACCTGATCGCCATTCCCGAAGTGTCGCTGGACGGCGGTCGCCGTGCCGACCTGATGGCGCTGGACGCGCGGGGCGGGGTGGTGGTGGTCGAGATCAAGGTGTCGCGTGCCGACATGCTGGGCGACGGGAAATGGCCCGATTATCTGGCGCATTGCGACCGCTTCTACTGGGCCGTGCCCGCCGGGTTCGACTGGTCTCCCCTGGAAAGCGCTGCCTTCCTGCCCGAGCGGACCGGGATCATCGTCGCCGACCGCTATGACGCCGCGATCGTGCGGGAAGCGCATAGCGTGCCCCTGCCCGTGCATATCCGGAAGAAGGCGACGCTCAACTTCGCCCGGCGCGCGGGGCGGCGGATGATCGGGCTGACCGATCCCGATGCGGGGATGTGA
- a CDS encoding cell wall hydrolase, protein MALSLAGLLATSTPSLANVAANAAGGAAPVTTMAVSGINAADLPMVPMSARATMSPLPNFSEVSEADTDEDGDFESLAEAVAAQDDMASSEELRCLAGAIYFESQGEPLSGQLAVAQVILNRTKSGRFPTGVCDVIKQRGQFSFVRHGEIPSVSPSRSAYRTAVAVAKVALAQAWDSTAGKALYFNTPGNRPGVRVQKVAAIGNHIFYR, encoded by the coding sequence ATGGCTCTTTCCCTGGCGGGTCTTCTCGCCACCAGCACCCCCAGCCTGGCCAATGTGGCCGCCAATGCTGCGGGCGGTGCTGCACCGGTCACGACGATGGCTGTTTCCGGGATCAACGCGGCGGATCTGCCGATGGTTCCCATGAGCGCCCGGGCCACCATGTCCCCGCTCCCCAATTTTTCCGAAGTTTCCGAAGCGGATACGGATGAAGACGGCGATTTCGAGTCGCTGGCCGAAGCGGTTGCGGCCCAGGACGACATGGCGTCGAGCGAAGAGCTCCGCTGTCTCGCCGGTGCCATCTATTTCGAATCGCAGGGCGAACCGCTGAGCGGTCAGCTGGCCGTGGCGCAGGTGATCCTGAACCGCACCAAGTCGGGCCGTTTCCCCACGGGCGTGTGCGACGTCATCAAGCAGCGCGGCCAGTTCAGCTTCGTGCGCCACGGTGAAATCCCGTCGGTCAGCCCTTCGCGCAGCGCCTATCGCACCGCCGTCGCGGTGGCGAAGGTCGCCCTGGCCCAGGCCTGGGACAGCACCGCCGGCAAGGCGCTGTACTTCAACACCCCCGGCAATCGTCCGGGCGTGCGCGTGCAGAAGGTCGCCGCGATCGGCAATCACATCTTCTATCGTTGA
- a CDS encoding DUF1491 family protein has protein sequence MNGRLPTGMLVTALLRRMNDSGGMGMVLAKGDAQAGGLLVIAIGPDRTERVLERGIGPDGRIALIDSTPREDVAGYWQRRRSRDPDLWVVELDGAAAERFTAETILND, from the coding sequence ATGAACGGCCGCCTGCCGACCGGGATGCTGGTGACGGCGCTGCTCCGTCGGATGAACGACAGCGGGGGCATGGGCATGGTGCTCGCCAAGGGCGATGCGCAGGCCGGGGGCCTGTTGGTGATCGCCATCGGCCCCGACCGGACCGAGCGCGTGCTGGAGCGGGGGATCGGCCCCGATGGGCGCATCGCGCTGATCGATTCCACCCCGCGCGAGGATGTGGCGGGCTATTGGCAGCGGCGGCGATCGCGCGATCCGGACCTGTGGGTGGTGGAACTGGACGGCGCTGCGGCGGAACGGTTCACCGCTGAAACGATCCTGAACGATTGA
- a CDS encoding PaaI family thioesterase, whose amino-acid sequence MTPRPEGEAAHFRALETLYAEAPINRLFVSTLEIPEPGVARIRFMVDERHYHAAGAAHGTSYFKMLDDAAFYACNSLVTDRFLLTTQFNLLLTRPIKAGEVMAEGRWVSGRRRVFVADARLIDASGEEVARGTGTFMRSQIALSGLPGYRTA is encoded by the coding sequence GTGACGCCGCGGCCTGAGGGCGAGGCGGCGCATTTCCGGGCGCTGGAGACCCTCTATGCCGAGGCTCCGATCAACCGCCTGTTCGTCTCCACCCTGGAAATCCCGGAGCCCGGCGTCGCCCGCATCCGCTTCATGGTGGACGAGCGCCATTATCACGCGGCGGGCGCGGCGCATGGCACGAGCTATTTCAAGATGCTCGACGATGCCGCCTTCTATGCCTGCAACAGCCTGGTCACCGACCGCTTCCTGTTGACGACGCAGTTCAACCTGCTGCTGACCCGCCCGATCAAGGCGGGCGAGGTGATGGCGGAGGGTCGCTGGGTCAGCGGGCGGCGGCGGGTCTTCGTCGCCGATGCGCGGCTGATCGACGCCAGCGGGGAAGAGGTGGCGCGCGGCACCGGCACCTTCATGCGCTCGCAGATCGCGCTGTCGGGACTGCCCGGCTATCGGACGGCCTAA
- a CDS encoding PTS sugar transporter subunit IIA produces the protein MNDFSDLLRHETVLAGVSASNKKLLFQTLATAAADAAGQDAKLLADVLTEREKLGSTGFGGGVAIPHGKVAGLDQIIGVFARLAQPVDFQAVDDMPVDLVFAMFSPADAGSAHLKALARVSRRLRDKGFVAKLRGAGSPDAIWALLTQDEARDAAA, from the coding sequence ATGAACGATTTCAGTGATCTGTTGCGCCATGAAACGGTGCTGGCGGGTGTATCCGCCTCCAACAAGAAGCTCTTGTTCCAAACCCTGGCGACCGCGGCCGCCGACGCGGCGGGACAGGATGCCAAGCTGTTGGCCGATGTCCTGACCGAGCGCGAGAAGCTGGGTTCGACCGGCTTCGGCGGCGGGGTTGCGATCCCGCATGGCAAGGTGGCGGGACTGGACCAGATTATCGGCGTCTTCGCGCGTCTGGCGCAGCCGGTCGATTTCCAGGCGGTGGACGACATGCCGGTCGACCTGGTCTTCGCGATGTTTTCCCCAGCCGATGCGGGCTCGGCGCATCTCAAGGCGCTGGCGCGGGTGTCGCGGCGGCTGCGCGACAAGGGCTTCGTCGCCAAGCTGCGCGGGGCGGGATCGCCCGACGCGATCTGGGCGCTTCTGACCCAGGACGAGGCGCGTGACGCCGCGGCCTGA
- the dnaQ gene encoding DNA polymerase III subunit epsilon has product MREIVFDTETTGFKFSEGDRLVEIGCVELVNRVETGRTYHAYFNPERSMPAEAQAVHGLSDAFLKDKPVFAEGVAEFLDFIGDAPLIAHNATFDFGFINGELGALGFPPVDEKTRMIDTLAIARSKHPGAKHTLDALCSRYGIDRSHRVLHGALLDAQLLAQVYVELMGGRQIGLGLLAETVGEAGPVIVARAPAKVRPPRIFRPSEAELAAHAAFLKGIADPIWGAEASG; this is encoded by the coding sequence ATGAGAGAGATCGTTTTCGACACCGAAACGACCGGGTTCAAATTTTCGGAAGGTGACCGGCTGGTCGAGATCGGCTGTGTCGAACTGGTCAACCGGGTCGAGACCGGTCGCACCTATCACGCCTATTTCAATCCCGAACGGTCGATGCCCGCCGAGGCGCAGGCGGTCCATGGCCTGTCCGACGCCTTCCTGAAGGACAAGCCGGTCTTTGCCGAGGGCGTGGCCGAGTTTCTGGACTTTATCGGCGATGCGCCGCTGATCGCGCACAACGCCACCTTCGACTTCGGCTTCATCAATGGCGAACTGGGCGCGCTGGGTTTTCCGCCGGTCGATGAAAAGACGCGGATGATCGACACGCTGGCGATCGCGCGCAGCAAGCATCCTGGCGCGAAGCATACGCTCGACGCGCTGTGCTCGCGCTACGGCATCGACCGGTCGCACCGCGTGCTGCACGGCGCGCTGCTCGATGCGCAACTGCTGGCGCAGGTCTATGTCGAGTTGATGGGCGGGCGGCAGATCGGTCTGGGCCTGCTGGCCGAGACGGTGGGGGAGGCCGGGCCGGTGATCGTCGCCCGCGCGCCCGCCAAAGTCCGCCCGCCGCGCATCTTCCGCCCCAGCGAGGCGGAACTTGCCGCTCATGCTGCGTTTCTTAAGGGGATCGCCGATCCGATTTGGGGGGCCGAGGCGTCCGGTTGA
- the coaE gene encoding dephospho-CoA kinase (Dephospho-CoA kinase (CoaE) performs the final step in coenzyme A biosynthesis.): protein MIVLGLTGSIGMGKSTVAQMFRDEGVPVFDADACVHRLQGPGGKLVAAIESAFPGTTGPDGVNRTALGQAVLGDDSAMRRLEGIVHPAVQAERAAFLAAHADAPLVVLDIPLLFETGGDKTVDKVLVVSAERTVQEARVLARPNMNSTKFQAIIARQMPDAEKRTRADHVIATDIPLAETRQQVRRLIACMRASEGR, encoded by the coding sequence ATGATCGTCCTCGGGCTGACCGGCTCGATCGGCATGGGCAAGTCCACCGTCGCGCAGATGTTTCGCGACGAAGGCGTGCCGGTGTTCGACGCCGATGCCTGTGTCCACCGCTTGCAGGGGCCCGGTGGAAAACTGGTCGCGGCGATCGAATCGGCCTTTCCCGGCACCACGGGACCCGATGGGGTGAATCGCACCGCGCTGGGCCAGGCCGTGCTGGGCGACGATTCCGCGATGCGCCGACTCGAGGGAATCGTCCACCCCGCCGTCCAGGCCGAGCGCGCCGCCTTTCTGGCCGCCCATGCGGACGCTCCCCTGGTCGTACTCGACATACCCCTGCTCTTCGAAACGGGCGGTGATAAGACTGTGGATAAGGTGTTGGTAGTATCGGCAGAACGCACCGTGCAGGAGGCACGGGTGTTGGCAAGACCGAACATGAATTCGACCAAGTTTCAGGCCATTATCGCGCGCCAGATGCCCGATGCGGAAAAGCGGACGCGCGCCGATCACGTCATCGCGACCGACATTCCGCTTGCCGAAACCCGCCAACAGGTTCGACGGCTGATCGCTTGCATGCGCGCATCGGAAGGCCGATAG
- the aroE gene encoding shikimate dehydrogenase: MTRPYAEVIGDPISHSKSPRIHGFWLEALGIDADYRATHVTPDALPHYFAGRRDDPAWRGCNITVPHKVDALAHVEDHGGVRAAIGAINTAIRAEDGVLVGTNTDAAGFAAPLNPFDLAGKPVTVIGAGGAARAVLFALAGIGVGPVTLLNRNVEKGAALLSSFGLDGQAVALDSAVPPSALLVNTTSLGMTGQPPLDLDLSVLPGDAIVYDIVYAPLETGLLAAARARGLQTIDGLEMLIGQAAVAFALFFGAEPPRDRDGELRGILLG, translated from the coding sequence ATGACCAGACCCTATGCCGAGGTGATCGGCGACCCGATCAGCCATAGCAAGTCGCCGCGCATTCACGGTTTCTGGCTGGAGGCGTTGGGGATCGACGCCGATTACCGCGCCACCCATGTCACGCCCGACGCGCTGCCCCACTATTTCGCCGGGCGGAGGGACGATCCGGCATGGCGCGGATGCAACATCACCGTGCCGCACAAGGTCGATGCGCTGGCGCATGTCGAGGATCATGGGGGTGTTCGCGCGGCGATCGGGGCGATCAACACCGCGATCCGCGCCGAGGATGGCGTGCTGGTCGGTACCAACACCGATGCAGCCGGGTTCGCCGCGCCGCTGAACCCGTTCGATCTGGCGGGCAAGCCGGTGACGGTGATCGGGGCAGGGGGCGCGGCGCGCGCGGTGCTGTTCGCGTTGGCCGGAATCGGGGTGGGGCCGGTGACGTTGCTCAACCGGAATGTGGAAAAGGGCGCGGCGCTGTTGTCCTCCTTCGGACTCGATGGGCAGGCTGTCGCGCTGGACAGCGCCGTCCCGCCCTCCGCGCTGCTGGTCAATACGACCAGCCTGGGCATGACCGGCCAGCCGCCGCTCGACCTCGACCTGTCGGTGCTGCCGGGGGACGCCATCGTCTACGACATCGTCTATGCGCCGCTGGAAACCGGTTTGCTGGCGGCGGCGCGGGCCAGGGGACTCCAGACGATCGATGGCCTGGAAATGCTGATCGGCCAGGCGGCGGTGGCTTTCGCGTTGTTCTTCGGGGCCGAGCCGCCGCGCGACCGCGACGGGGAATTGCGCGGAATCCTGCTCGGATGA
- a CDS encoding nucleoside triphosphate pyrophosphatase: MIILASQSASRRAMLDAAGVAYEALPARVDEAGVKAAMAGSSPRDLSDALAEMKAVKVSANAGPVPVLGSDSIVALADGTLLDKPESREQAAEHLTRMSGGSHELWSAAVIAEHGHPVWRHVERARLHVRPLSSAFIDSYLDREWPEIAGCVGCFRIEGPGVQLFSRIEGSHFTILGMPLLPVLGYLRERGWMPA; encoded by the coding sequence ATGATCATCCTCGCCTCGCAAAGCGCCTCGCGCCGGGCGATGCTCGACGCCGCCGGTGTCGCCTATGAAGCGCTGCCCGCCCGTGTGGACGAAGCCGGCGTCAAGGCCGCGATGGCGGGCTCGTCCCCGCGCGACCTGTCCGATGCGCTGGCCGAGATGAAGGCGGTGAAGGTGTCGGCGAATGCCGGGCCGGTGCCGGTGCTGGGGTCGGATTCGATCGTGGCGCTCGCCGACGGCACGCTGCTCGACAAGCCCGAGAGTCGCGAACAGGCCGCCGAGCATCTGACGCGGATGAGCGGCGGCAGCCACGAATTGTGGAGCGCCGCCGTCATCGCCGAACATGGCCACCCCGTCTGGCGGCATGTCGAGCGCGCCAGGCTGCATGTCCGTCCGCTCTCCTCCGCCTTCATCGACTCCTATCTGGACCGGGAGTGGCCCGAGATTGCCGGGTGCGTCGGCTGTTTCCGCATCGAGGGACCGGGGGTGCAGCTTTTCTCGCGGATCGAGGGGAGCCATTTCACCATTCTCGGCATGCCGCTGCTGCCCGTGCTGGGTTATCTGCGCGAACGCGGCTGGATGCCCGCCTGA
- a CDS encoding pyruvate, water dikinase regulatory protein: MTTRLHLHLLSDSTGETLENIAKAALAQYDDVETVRHFWPMVRTESHLERILQEIAQNPGLVIYTLVNPTTRRVLESRCHALGLPTVAPLDPVNAALSGLLGVAAKMRPGRQHVLDAAYFARVDAIQFTIAHDDGIGWEEWEEADIVLAGVSRSSKTPTSIYLANRGYKTANIPIVVESPPPPFLFSLKKPLVVGLTTSADRLIAIRRNRLLSLNQAPDTDYVEQEAVNRELTFARRMFADNDWPVIDVTRRSIEETAAAIISLVNQRKSDA; this comes from the coding sequence ATGACGACGCGGCTCCACCTGCACCTCCTGTCCGATTCCACCGGCGAGACGCTGGAGAACATCGCCAAGGCGGCGCTCGCGCAATATGACGATGTGGAAACCGTCCGGCATTTCTGGCCGATGGTCCGGACCGAGAGCCATCTGGAGCGCATCCTTCAGGAGATCGCGCAGAATCCGGGGCTGGTCATCTATACGCTGGTCAACCCGACGACGCGGCGCGTGCTGGAGAGCCGGTGCCATGCGCTGGGCCTGCCCACCGTCGCGCCGCTCGACCCGGTCAATGCCGCGCTGTCGGGGCTGCTGGGCGTCGCGGCCAAGATGCGGCCCGGTCGCCAGCATGTCCTCGACGCCGCCTATTTCGCGCGGGTCGATGCGATCCAGTTCACCATCGCGCATGACGACGGCATCGGCTGGGAGGAATGGGAAGAGGCCGATATCGTGCTGGCGGGGGTCAGCCGCTCGTCCAAGACGCCGACCTCCATCTATCTGGCCAATCGCGGGTACAAGACCGCCAATATCCCGATCGTGGTCGAAAGCCCCCCGCCCCCCTTTCTGTTCAGCCTGAAAAAGCCGCTGGTCGTGGGGCTGACCACCAGCGCCGACCGGCTGATCGCGATCCGGCGCAACCGGCTGCTGTCGCTCAACCAGGCCCCCGACACCGATTATGTCGAGCAGGAGGCGGTGAACCGCGAACTCACCTTCGCCAGGCGGATGTTCGCCGACAATGACTGGCCGGTGATCGACGTCACCCGCCGCTCGATCGAGGAGACGGCGGCGGCGATCATCTCCCTCGTGAATCAAAGAAAGTCCGACGCATGA